In Streptomyces sclerotialus, the DNA window ACTTCATCGAGGCCATGTGGCAGGTCGTCAACTGGCAGGACGTCGCCAAGCGCTACGCGGCCGCTAAGGAGCGCGCGCACAACCTGCTGCTCGCCCCGTGAGGCGGTAGCTCCCCCGCACGTCCTGCCTCGTGATCGTCTTCTCACCTTTCACCCGGCAGGCGGATAAAGGAACCGCCCCCGCGAGGACGTGACTCGCGGGGGCGGCTCCCGTACGGGGCGGGTCCCTGCGCCGCCGGGTGCGGCACCGTCGTGGTTGTTCGCGCAGTTCCCCGCGCCCCTAGGCGCTCAGTCGAAGCTGGGGGCCGCCGTGCGGGTGCGCTTGATCTCGTAGAAGCCCGGGATGGACGCGACCATCAGGGTGCCGTCCCAGAGCTTGGCGGCCTCCTCGCCCTTGGGGGACGGGGTGACCACGGGGCCGAAGAAGGCGATCTGCCCACCCGTCGCCCGGCCTCCGCCCCCGGAAGAGTTCGCTTCGCTCACGCTGCTCCCGGGGCCGGGCACCGCGATGACCGGCGTGCCGACCTCCTGGCCGACCAGGTCGATGCCCTCCTTGTGCGAGGCGCGCAGCCGCTCGTCGTACGCGTCGGTGTCGGCCGCGTCCGCCAGCTCGGCGGGCAGGCCCGCGTCCGCCAGCGCCGCGAGGATCGTCTCGCGGGTGCGCGGCGCGCCCTGGTTGTGGAAACGGGTGCCGAGCGCGGTGTAGAGCGGGGCGAGGACCTCGCTGCCGTACTTCTCCTCGGCCGCGATGCAGACCCGTACCGGCGCCCACGCCTCGGTCCGCATCATCTCCTGGTACGCCTCGGGCAGCTCGTCGAGCTTGTCCTCGTTCAGCACGGCCAGGCTCATCACGTGCCAGCGGACCTCCACCGGCCGGACCTTCTCCACTTCGAGCATCCAGCGGGAGGTCAGCCATGCCCAGGGGCACAGCGGGTCGAACCAGAAGTCTGCCGGGGTCTTGCCGGTGTCGGACACGGTCTCTCCTATGGCATTCGGAAGGCAGGGTCACCGGCCGGTTCAACCCCCGCGCACCGTGCCATGATTCCCAGTGTTCGATATGCGAGACGAAGAGATCGCCACGAAGCAGAACGCGAAGACGAAGGAGTCACGCCGTGCCCGGTGAGAATCTGTCCCGAGACGAGGCCCGCGAGCGGGCCCGGCTGCTGGCCGTCGACGGGTACGAGGTGGCGCTGGACCTGCGGTCAGCCGTGGCCGAGGGTGAGGCGGCCCGCACCTTCCGCTCCGTCACCACCATCCGCTTCCGCTCCTCCCAGCCGGGCGCCGACACCTTCGCCGACCTGATCGCGCCCGAGGTCACCCGGGTGACCCTGAACGGCCGCGAGCTGGACCCCGCGGCCGTCTTCGACGGCACCCGGATCGCCCTGCCCGACCTGGCGGCGGAGAACGTCCTCGTCGTGGACGCGCAGTGCGCCTACAGCCGGACCGGCGAGGGCCTGCACCGCTTCGTCGACCCCGAGGACGGCGAGGTCTACCTCTACACGCAGTACGAGCCGGCCGACGCCCGCCGGGTCTTCGCGAACTTCGAACAGCCCGACCTCAAGGCCCCCTTCACCTTCGAGGTGACCGCGCCCGAGGGCTGGGTCGTGCTCAGCAACGGCGTCGAGGAAGGCCCCGCCGAAGGAGCCGTGCACCGCTTCGCCCGTACGCAGCCCCTCTCCACGTACATCACCGCCGTGGTCGCGGGCCCGTACCACTACGTCTCCGACACCTACCGCCGTACGTTCGAGGACGGCACCGAGCTGGAGGTCCCGCTCGGCGCGCTCTGCCGCAAGGGGCTGGCCCGGCACTTCGACGCGGACGACGTCTTCACCGTCACCAAGCAGGGCCTGGACTTCTTCCACGACCACTTCGACTACCCGTACCCCTTCGGCAAGTACGACCAGGCGTTCGTGCCCGAGTACAACATCGGCGCCATGGAGAACCCGGGCTGCGTCACCTTCCGCGAGGAGTTCATCTTCCGCGGCAAGGTCACGCAGGCGTCGTACGAGCGGCGGGCCAACGTCATCCTGCACGAGATGGCCCACATGTGGTTCGGCGACCTGGTCACCATGGAGTGGTGGGACGACCTGTGGCTCAAGGAGTCCTTCGCGGACTTCATGGGCGCGCTGTCGCTGGCCGAGGCCACCCGCTTCAAGGACGGCTGGATCACCTTCGCCAACGGCCGCAAGGCCTGGGCGTACCGCGCCGACCAGCTGCCCTCCACGCACCCCATCACCGCGGACATCCACGACCTGGAGGACGCCAAGCTCAACTTCGACGGGATCACCTACGCCAAGGGCGCTTCGGTGCTCAAGCAGCTGGTGGCGTACGTGGGCCGGGACGCCTTCCTGGACGGGGCGCGGCGCTACTTCAAGCGCCACGCGTACGGCAACACCACCCTGGCCGACCTGCTGACCGCGCTGGAGGAGACCTCGGGCCGCGACCTGGCGGCCTGGTCCCGCTCCTGGCTGCAGACGGCCGGCGTCAACGCGCTCACCCCGCAGGTCACCTACGACGCGCAGGACCGCATCACCGAGCTGTCCGTCCTCCAGGAGGCCTCCCCCGCCCGGCCCGAGCTGCGGCCGCACCGGGTCGCGGTCGGCCTGTACCGCCGCGCCGACGCGGACGGCGCGCTGGTCCGGTACGCCCGTGCCGAGCTGGACGTCTCCGGGCAGCGCACGGTGGTCGAGGAGCTGGCCGGGGCCGAGCGCCCCGATCTGATCCTGGTCAACGACGACGACCTGACGTACTGCAAGATCCGCTTCGACGAGCGGTCGCTGGCCACCCTGCGCGGCCACCTCGGCGAGATCACCGACCCGATGGCGCGCGCCCTGTGCTGGTCCGCGCTGTGGGGCCTGACCCGGGACGGGCTGATGCCGGCCCGCGACTACCTCGACATCGTGCTGCGGTTCGCCGGGCGGGAGTCCGACATCGGGGTGCTGCAGACCCTGCACGCCCAGGCCCGCACCGCGCTGCACCACTACGCCGCACCCGACTGGCGGAAGACCGGTGCGCAGCAGCTGGCCCAGGGCGCCCTGCGTGAGCTGCGGCTCGCCGAGCCCGGCAGCGGCCACCAGCTCACCTGGGCCCGGTTCTTCGCCTCCGTCGCCTCCACCGAGGCCGACTTTCAGCTGCTGAACGGGTTGCTGGAAGGCACCGCGAAGGTCGACGGACTGGACGTCGACCAGGAGGTGCGCTGGGCGTTCCTGGAGCCGCTGGCCGCGCACGGCGTCGCCGACGAGCGGGTGATCGACGCCGAACTGGCCCGGGACGACACCGCGTCCGGCAAGCGGCACCACGTCCGCTGCCTGGCCGCCCGGCCCTCCGCCGGAGTCAAGGCACGTGCCTGGGCGGACGTCGTGGAGTCCGACACGCTCTCCAACGCCCTGGTGGAGGCCACGATCTCGGGCTTCGACCAGCCGGGCCAGCGCGAGCTGCTCGCGCCGTACGCGCCGAAGTACTTCGACGCCCTGCAGAAGGTCTGGCAGGAGCGGTCCATCGAGATCGGGATGGCCGTCGTCCGGGGCCTCTTCCCCTCGCTGCAGAGCAGCCCGGAGACGCTGGACGCGGCCGACGCCTGGCTCATCGCGCACCCGGACGCGCCGCCCGCGCTGCGCCGCCTGGTGTCGGAGTCGCGGGACGACCTCGCGCGGGCGCTGCGGGCACAGGCTTGTGACGCAAAGGTCGGCGACAGGCCGTAACCCTGGGTAGGACCAGCACTTATCGGCCGTCGAACGCTCGTACTTTAGGACGCGGTTGTGCGTAAACGTCGACGGATCGGTAACAGCGGTTAGGCGGCGGCTCGGGCGAGGGAATGGCGGGGGCATGAACCACAACACCCCGCTCTCTCCCCGCCCGCTCCACCACCTCTCCGACGTACGGCACCGCGTCCTGACCGCCCGGCAGCTGCGCGAGCACGGCATCGCGCCGTCCGACCTCGCCGAGCGGTGCCGGCCCGGGGGCCCCTGGCAGCAGATCCTGCCGGGGGTCCACCTGCTGCACCCGGGCCCGCCCACCAGTGAGGAGCGGCTGCACGCCGTCCTGCTCTACGCGGCCCGGCGCACCCCCGCCGCGTCCACGGACCCGGACGGGGAGCCCGCCGTCCCCCCTCAGGGCGGCGCCGACCGCCATGAGCCGGAGGCGATGATCACCGGGCTGGCGGCGCTCGCCCTGCACCGCTTCTCCTCCGCGCCCCCACTGCTCTCCCTGGACCGCATCGAGGTGCTGGTGCCACGCTCCCGGCGGCTGCGCTCGACGGGCTTCGCGCAGGTCGTACGGGCCCAGACGCCGCCGCCCGCGGTGGAGGTCACCGGCCTGCCGGTCGCCCCGGTGCCCAGAGCGCTGGCCGACGCGGTGGCCCGGCTGACCGGCCCGCAGTCCACCCGGTCCGGGTTCGGGGAGAGCGAGATGACCGCGCTGGAGGCGGTCGGCGGGCCGACGGCCATCCGGCGGCTGCTGAGTGAAGCGGTGCGCGGCGGGCACTGTGACCCGACCGTGGTGGTGCGGGAGCTGAGCCGGGCCCGGCTGCTGGGCAAGCCGCAGGTGATGGACGCGGTGGACGGGCTGCTGGCGGAGGGCCGGGCGCTCGCCGAGGGAATGCTGTACGCGCTGGTCAAGGACCACCGGTTGCCGGACCCGGTGTGGAACGTGGACCTGCGGCTGCCGGGCGGCCCGTACCTCGGCGGGGTGGACGCCTTCTGGCCGGTGCAGGCGGTGGCACTGACGATCGACGCGCGGTCCCCGAAGTACGCGGACCAGACGCTGTGGCCGGAGCACACCCGCACCCGTGAGCGGCTGGAGCGGCTGGGCATCACGGTCGTGCAGGTGACGCCGAAGAAGCTGCGGGAGGCACCCGAGCAGCAGGCGACGGTGGTGCGGACGGCGCTGATGGCGGCGGCCGACCGGGAGCCGAGCGCGTACGTGGCGGTGCTGCCGAAGTAAGCGCCTGTGTCTCTCGGCGCGACGCGAAAGGGGCGGGCCACCGGGGCCCGCCCCCGCGGGCGCGAGGTCAGTCGCAGAACTCCGCCTCGACCACGGAACCGCTGTCGCCGGTCCAGTCCGCGTTGGAGTTGAACGCCGCGGTGTGCCGGCCGTCGCGGGTGCTGACCGCCTCGGAGGACGAGCCGTGGATGCCGCCGCCGTGGCCGTACAGCCGGACCCCGCAGGACAGTTCCTGGGTCATCAGGCCCAGCCCGTACCGGATCTGCGGCGCTTCCTTGCCGACCGGGACCGTGGTGAGCATCTCCTTCAACTGCCGCTGCGGGAAGAGCTTGCCGCGCAGTACCGCCGCGTAGAAGCGGTTGAGGTCCCCGGCCGTGGAGATCATCTCGCCGGCCGCACCGGCGAGCGACGGATTGAGCTCCGTCGCGTCGTACACCTCCGGCCCCGGCTTCTCCACCAGCAGCTTGGAGTACGCGATGCCGTGCGGCCCGGGCATCCCGGGGGCCGTGCCGGGCACGACGGTGCGGTTCAGCCGGAGCGGCTTCAGGATGCGGCGCTCGACCTCCTTTCCGTACGGCCGGCCGGTGGCCTTCTCGATGACCATTCCGGCGAGCACGTAGTTGGTGTTGGAGTAGCTCCAGGACGTACCCGGCTCGAAGGTGGGTTTGCCGTTCATGGCCAGGCGTACGAGCTGCCGGGGCGTCCAGGTGTCGTAACGGTGCTTCAGGAAGCCCGGCCCGGTCACCTTGTCGCGGAACTCCTTCTCCTCGAAGATCTCGCGGATGCCGCTGGTGTGGTTGAGCAGCTGCCGCAGGGTGACGCGGCGGCCGTCGTGGCCGTGCCCCCGGACGACGCCCGGCAGCCACTCCTCGACCGTGTCGTCCAGGTCGAGCCGGCCCTCCGCCTCCAGCTGGAGCAGGACCGTGGCCACGAAGGTCTTGGTGATGCTGCCGACGCGGAAGGCGTCGCCGGTGCCGCGCGGTGCGCCGGTGTCGAGATTGCCGACGCCGACGGTGGCCTTCCAGACCCGGCGCCCCTCGGTGACCTGGCCGATCATGCCGGGCACGCCCTTGGCGACCTGGGCCTCCATGGCGGCCCTGGTGCGCGCGTGGCCGTCGTTCGCCGGACCGGCGGCGGTGGCCGCGGGCGCGGTGAGCAGTACCGTTCCTGCGAGCGCGGCGGCCAGGGCCCCCGCCAGTGTGCTCCGTGCTCTCATCGTCGTTCCCCCTCGCTGCGGCGCGCGTGGCGCCTGCTGCTGACTGCGGTCGGGGGAAGGGACCGCGCGGCCCGGCCCGGAGTTGCCGGGCGGGCCGGGGTTGAGCGTCAATCAGCCACGTTTCAGCAGGAGTTCGGTGTTGCGGTCGCCCGGCTCGCCCGCCAGGTCCGTACGGCCCTGCGGCTGATTGGCGGACAGCTCGCGGTAGAGCGAGGCCAGGCCGGTCTGCGAGAGGTCCTCGAAGTCCGTGCGGTGCGGCGCCGCCGACTCCACGAGAGTGGTGAAGAGCGAGACCGTGCCGTCGTGGTTGTCCACCACCTCGATCACCCGCGCGAGCTGCGGAAAGTCGATGTGGGAGGCGGTGGAGACCTCCCAGAAGCCGTCGTGCGCGGTGATGTCGTTCTTGTGGCTGTGGCCGTTGATCCAGGCCAGAACGTTGCGGTGCCCGGAGAGCAGCCGGACGAGTTCGTCGCCGCCGTGCCGCCCCTCGTCCGGACGGGCCGGGTCCGGGCGGGTGTTGTCCATGGTCTTGCTGGTGTGGTGGCTGAAGATCAGGACGTAGGAGTCCTTGTGCTCCTTCAGCTGCCGCTCCAGCCAGCGCAGCTGACCGGTGCCGACCGAGCCGGTGTAGTGGCCGCCGGGGTCGGTGGTGTCCAGGCTGATGCCGATCACGTCGTCGGACACCGGGAAGCTGTAGTACAGCTGGTCGTCGTGGACGTTGGCCTCGGTGAAGCCGTGGCCGTGCGGGCCCTTGCCGGTGTAGGCGGGGTCGAGGTGGGCGCGGACGTACTCGGCGCGGGTGAAGGGCGCCCGCCGGGGGTCCGGCGTCACCTGCCGGGTGTGCCGGCGGTTCTCCTTCAGCAGCGCCTTGAAGTCGGCGCCCTTGGGGTCCAGGCCCTTCTTCACGGCCTTCCAGACCCGCGCGGCCTCGTCCGGCGGCAGCGTCTCCAGCTTCCGGCCGCCGGTCGCGATCTCCGTCCAGTACGAGTCGCCCGGTGCGTAGCAGCCGCCGGGCAGCTGGTCGTGGTTGCCGACCGTGGTGTACCAGGGGATGTCCAGCCCGGGGCTGTGCACGGTGCGGATCGCGGCGTCCAGGAAGCCGGGCAGCCGCGGGAAGCCGAGCTGCTTGTCGGCGTCGCGCAGGTCGCTGCCCGGCTGCCAGTACAGCTTCAGGCCGCTGTCCTGGACGCCTTCGTAGTGCCCGGGGTCGCCGGTGTTGGGGACGATGCGGCCGCCGCTCATCGCGCCGAGGAACCACTCCAGTTCGATCTTGGAGTTGTTGTCGGTGTTGTCGCCGGTGGTCATCGCGAAGGCGAGCGGCGAGCCGGTGGCGGGACCGCCCTTGAGCGCGTTGACCCGCTCGATGAGCGAGACGAGACCGGCCACCGACAGCGCCTCCTGGGGCCGCCAGGCGCTCGCGGTCTGCGCGCGCAGGTACTCGTACCGCAGCGGGCTCTGCACGTCGACCAGGTGCAGATCGGTGAACTGGACGAAGGAGGCGAGCGTGGTGCGCCGCTCGTCCCGCCCGGAGCGGGCCGCCGCCAGCTCGGTACGGACGACGCGGGACCAGGCGGGGCCGTCGCCGAGGCGCCGGTAGCCGGTGGTGCCGCGCGGGGTGGCGACGGAGTCGAGGGTGGTGCCGCGGCGGAAGGGTACGGGCGGCACGGCGGGCGCGGCGACCGGCTCCGGCGCGAACGGCGGTGGCCCGGCCTGGGCCGGCACGGCGGTGGCCTGCCTGCCGCTCAGTCCGAGGGTGAGTCCGGCCCCGGCGGCGGCGCCGGCCACTCCGGTGGCGGCGAGGAAGGTACGGCGGTCGAGGGTGGCGGCGGCGGACCGGATGCGGGACATGCGCGAACTCCCCGAGTGCGGACGCGGTGGTGTCGGGGCGGGCCGGCCGCCCCCTCACCGGGGATGTTTCGCACCGGGGGTGGACTGTGCGTGAACATGACCACAACGTCGGCCGCCGATCTCTGCACAGGGATCTCGCCCGGGTCCGCGCGTGGCCCGCCCGCCACGGAGCGCTCGCGGACCGGGCGGCCGCACGTCATGTGGTGTTCACCTCACGGGGTAACGCCCCGCGCACGGGCGGACGCGAGGTGTCGCTGCACCGCCCGTACGCGGGTACCGGCGGCGTGCGCGTCACCACCAGTACGCCGGGTACTTCCGGGCCCCCAGGCGGTGCAGGCAGCAGCCCACGGTGGTCAGGATCATGGTGGCCGCGGCCAGCAGGCCGAGGAAGGGCAACGGATCGGGCCCCTGGAAGCCGACGATCACCGCCGTGGCGACGCCGGGCGAGTGCGGCGTACGGGCCAGGGACGTCGCCCCGAAGGCCAGCGCGCCGGCCGCCACCGCACTCCAGACACCGGGCCCCGCGACGGCCACCACGAGGAAGCCGGCGCAGGCCGCCAGCAGGTGGCCGCCGATGACGCTGCGCGGCTGCGCGAGCGGCAGCGCCGGGGCACCCGCGATCAGGGCCGCACTGGCCGCGAGCGGCGGGATGAGCACGGGGTGCTCGATGACGGCGCCGGTCCCGGCCAGCAGGAGCAGCGCCAGGGCGATCGCGGCCGTCGCGGCCAGCAGGACGAGCGGCCGGGGGCGCGGCGGGGCGGCGGAGCGCAGGGCGCGCCCGGCGCGGACGGTGCGGACGGCGTCGGGGGCGGCGGCCTCCGGGGCTTCGACGGTGGGAGCAGGGGCGGTCACAGGAGCCTTTCAGGGGGCATGTACGCCCCGTTCGGTACCGGTATCTACGGTCTTTCGTGCCGGCACCTCGTCGTGACCTTCGCACTGTCCTTCGACTGAGAGATTATGGGAGGTCAGCCGCGACTCAGTAGTCACTTGCCCGTGGGGCAAACTTCGTGCCTCGCTCCACTCCATGAAACGGATTGGACAAGGCGACGGGGGTCACACGCATGATGGAGGGACTTCTGAGCAGGGTTTCCTTTCGGAAATCGTCGCCAGTTCCCTAGAAGGAGTGCCATGAGGATCGGAATCGTCGGAGCCACCGGCCAGGTCGGCGGTGTGATGCGAGGGATTCTCGCCGAGCGGAACTTCCCCGTGGAGCAGCTGCGGCTGTTCGCCTCGGCCCGTTCCGCCGGTCGTACGCTCCCGTGGCAGGACACCGAGATCACGGTCGAGGACGCGGCGACGGCCGACTACTCGGGCCTGGACATCGTCCTCTTCTCCGCGGGCGGCGCGACCGCCAAGGAGCTGGCGCCCAAGGTCGCGGCGGCCGGTCCGGTCGTGATCGACAACTCCTCCGCGTTCCGCCGCGACCCCGAGGTCCCCCTCGTGGTGTCCGAGGTGAACCCGCACGCGATCGCCGAGCGCCCCAAGGGCATCATCGCCAACCCGAACTGCACGACGATGGCCGCGATGCCGGTGCTGCGCCCGCTGCACGCCGAGGCGGGGCTGACCGCGCTGATCGTCGCCACGTACCAGGCGGTGTCGGGCTCCGGTCTGGCCGGCGTCGAGGAGCTGGACGAGCAGACCCGCAAGGCCATCGAGCAGGACGCGACCAAGCTGACGCACGACGGCGCGTCGGTCGACTTCCCCGAGCCGAACAAGTACGTCCGCCCCATCGCCTTCAACGTCCTCCCGATGGCCGGCTCCGTCGTCGACGACGGCCTCAACGAGACCGACGAGGAGCAGAAGCTCCGCAACGAGAGCCGCAAGATCCTGGGGAT includes these proteins:
- a CDS encoding mycothiol-dependent nitroreductase Rv2466c family protein → MGETVSDTGKTPADFWFDPLCPWAWLTSRWMLEVEKVRPVEVRWHVMSLAVLNEDKLDELPEAYQEMMRTEAWAPVRVCIAAEEKYGSEVLAPLYTALGTRFHNQGAPRTRETILAALADAGLPAELADAADTDAYDERLRASHKEGIDLVGQEVGTPVIAVPGPGSSVSEANSSGGGGRATGGQIAFFGPVVTPSPKGEEAAKLWDGTLMVASIPGFYEIKRTRTAAPSFD
- the pepN gene encoding aminopeptidase N translates to MPGENLSRDEARERARLLAVDGYEVALDLRSAVAEGEAARTFRSVTTIRFRSSQPGADTFADLIAPEVTRVTLNGRELDPAAVFDGTRIALPDLAAENVLVVDAQCAYSRTGEGLHRFVDPEDGEVYLYTQYEPADARRVFANFEQPDLKAPFTFEVTAPEGWVVLSNGVEEGPAEGAVHRFARTQPLSTYITAVVAGPYHYVSDTYRRTFEDGTELEVPLGALCRKGLARHFDADDVFTVTKQGLDFFHDHFDYPYPFGKYDQAFVPEYNIGAMENPGCVTFREEFIFRGKVTQASYERRANVILHEMAHMWFGDLVTMEWWDDLWLKESFADFMGALSLAEATRFKDGWITFANGRKAWAYRADQLPSTHPITADIHDLEDAKLNFDGITYAKGASVLKQLVAYVGRDAFLDGARRYFKRHAYGNTTLADLLTALEETSGRDLAAWSRSWLQTAGVNALTPQVTYDAQDRITELSVLQEASPARPELRPHRVAVGLYRRADADGALVRYARAELDVSGQRTVVEELAGAERPDLILVNDDDLTYCKIRFDERSLATLRGHLGEITDPMARALCWSALWGLTRDGLMPARDYLDIVLRFAGRESDIGVLQTLHAQARTALHHYAAPDWRKTGAQQLAQGALRELRLAEPGSGHQLTWARFFASVASTEADFQLLNGLLEGTAKVDGLDVDQEVRWAFLEPLAAHGVADERVIDAELARDDTASGKRHHVRCLAARPSAGVKARAWADVVESDTLSNALVEATISGFDQPGQRELLAPYAPKYFDALQKVWQERSIEIGMAVVRGLFPSLQSSPETLDAADAWLIAHPDAPPALRRLVSESRDDLARALRAQACDAKVGDRP
- a CDS encoding serine hydrolase domain-containing protein translates to MRARSTLAGALAAALAGTVLLTAPAATAAGPANDGHARTRAAMEAQVAKGVPGMIGQVTEGRRVWKATVGVGNLDTGAPRGTGDAFRVGSITKTFVATVLLQLEAEGRLDLDDTVEEWLPGVVRGHGHDGRRVTLRQLLNHTSGIREIFEEKEFRDKVTGPGFLKHRYDTWTPRQLVRLAMNGKPTFEPGTSWSYSNTNYVLAGMVIEKATGRPYGKEVERRILKPLRLNRTVVPGTAPGMPGPHGIAYSKLLVEKPGPEVYDATELNPSLAGAAGEMISTAGDLNRFYAAVLRGKLFPQRQLKEMLTTVPVGKEAPQIRYGLGLMTQELSCGVRLYGHGGGIHGSSSEAVSTRDGRHTAAFNSNADWTGDSGSVVEAEFCD
- a CDS encoding TIGR03767 family metallophosphoesterase translates to MSRIRSAAATLDRRTFLAATGVAGAAAGAGLTLGLSGRQATAVPAQAGPPPFAPEPVAAPAVPPVPFRRGTTLDSVATPRGTTGYRRLGDGPAWSRVVRTELAAARSGRDERRTTLASFVQFTDLHLVDVQSPLRYEYLRAQTASAWRPQEALSVAGLVSLIERVNALKGGPATGSPLAFAMTTGDNTDNNSKIELEWFLGAMSGGRIVPNTGDPGHYEGVQDSGLKLYWQPGSDLRDADKQLGFPRLPGFLDAAIRTVHSPGLDIPWYTTVGNHDQLPGGCYAPGDSYWTEIATGGRKLETLPPDEAARVWKAVKKGLDPKGADFKALLKENRRHTRQVTPDPRRAPFTRAEYVRAHLDPAYTGKGPHGHGFTEANVHDDQLYYSFPVSDDVIGISLDTTDPGGHYTGSVGTGQLRWLERQLKEHKDSYVLIFSHHTSKTMDNTRPDPARPDEGRHGGDELVRLLSGHRNVLAWINGHSHKNDITAHDGFWEVSTASHIDFPQLARVIEVVDNHDGTVSLFTTLVESAAPHRTDFEDLSQTGLASLYRELSANQPQGRTDLAGEPGDRNTELLLKRG
- a CDS encoding HPP family protein — encoded protein: MTAPAPTVEAPEAAAPDAVRTVRAGRALRSAAPPRPRPLVLLAATAAIALALLLLAGTGAVIEHPVLIPPLAASAALIAGAPALPLAQPRSVIGGHLLAACAGFLVVAVAGPGVWSAVAAGALAFGATSLARTPHSPGVATAVIVGFQGPDPLPFLGLLAAATMILTTVGCCLHRLGARKYPAYWW
- a CDS encoding aspartate-semialdehyde dehydrogenase, with protein sequence MRIGIVGATGQVGGVMRGILAERNFPVEQLRLFASARSAGRTLPWQDTEITVEDAATADYSGLDIVLFSAGGATAKELAPKVAAAGPVVIDNSSAFRRDPEVPLVVSEVNPHAIAERPKGIIANPNCTTMAAMPVLRPLHAEAGLTALIVATYQAVSGSGLAGVEELDEQTRKAIEQDATKLTHDGASVDFPEPNKYVRPIAFNVLPMAGSVVDDGLNETDEEQKLRNESRKILGIPELKVSGTCVRVPVFSGHSLQVNARFERPISPERAAELLAEAPGVELSDVPTPLQAAGQDPSYVGRIRKDETVDNGLALFVSNDNLRKGAALNAVQIAELVAAELKG